The following nucleotide sequence is from Azoarcus sp. CIB.
GCCTGTCCGCCGTCGAGGCGGAACTCGCGCGCGATGCTCGCGTCCAGCGTCGTGTAGTCCGGCACGGTGTAGTGATAGGTCGGCGAGAAGCCGTTGCCGGCGCGCACCGGGCCGACGCGAAGCAGCGTCAGCGCGCTCTGCCAGGCGCCCATGCGCTGCATCCAGGTGATGCTCGCCGAATACGGCACGACACTGTCTTCGGTGCCCGCATCCTCCGCGCGCGCGCGCATCAACGTGTGGCGCAGCAGCAGCGTGCCGTCGCGCCAGGGCTTGAAGTCGAACTGCGTCTCGACGCCTTCGATTCGCACCGTGCCCTGGCCGTTTGCCCACTGCGACGGCGGCAGGAAGCGCTGTACGAGTCCCTGGAACGGATTCTCGATCGGAACGACGGCTTGCTCGCGCACGATCTGGTCGTGGATGCGCTCGTGGAACACGCGCACGTCGAGGCTGCCGTGCAGAGACGGGAAGCGGCGCGCATATCCGATCTCGAAGCTGTCGAGGCGCGCCGGGTCGATGTCCGTATTGGGGATGAAGCGATGCTGCAGCAGGAGGCCGCGCGTCGGATGGAAGATGCGCACGTCGCTGTAGCGGCCGAAAACCCCCGGATTGCGCCACGCGCGCGCGTAGCCGGCGCGCCAGGTTTCGGTCTCGTCCGGCAGCCAGTTGAGGAACAGGCGCGGTGACAGGCGGGTACGGTCGTGCTGGAAGCGCTCCGCCATCGCACCGAAGTTCCATTGCCACTGTGGCGCGGCCCGCCATTCGACGTTGGCGTACAGGCGCCGGCTTTCCTCGGTCGGGTCGGAGCGGCCGAAGAAGATGAACGGTGCATGGACCTGGTCGCGCCGCCACTCCGCCCCCCAGCTCAACCGCAGGCCCTGCCGGGGCGAGAGGTTGTGCTGGAATTCGAGGTTCTGCCGCCGCGTCGTGAAGCTGTCGTTCACCGGAATCGAGGCGGGGCCGAGGATCGCCTGGAGCGGCCCGGTGTTGACCGCCCATTCATTGGTCGTGCGCTCGTAGGCGTAGTAGCCGGACAGCAGGAACTCCTCGTCCGGACTGGCGGCATGACGCCAGCGCAGGTGGCCGAAGTGCTCGCGCGTGTCCATGTCGCGCTCGGGATGGGAGTCGAACGGCGTAATCGGGTAACCCGTTCCGCGCTCGATGTCGGTGAGGCCGGCGAGCAGGGTCAGCTCGTCGTGCTCGCCCATTTGCAGGTCGCTGCGCAGGCTCACGCGATGGCGGTTGCGGCTGTCGTTCAGGTCATGCACACCCTCGTCGCGCAGGTGTTGCGCGGTGACGCGCAGGCCCAGCGGACCCGAGCGCGTGACGACGCGGCCGCTGACCTCCGAATACTCGCCGGTGCCGCCCGCGACCGAGACCGTCGCGCCGCGCTCCTCGGCGGTGTGGCGCGTGATGATGTTCACCACGCCCATGAAGGCATTCGTGCCGTACGAGGCCGCGTCGGTGCCACGCACGACCTCGATGCGCTCGATGTCCTCGATCGCCAGCGGGAAGGAATTGCGCCCGAAGCTGCCGAAATACGACGCGCTCACCGAGCGGCCGTCGATGAGGATCTGCAGCTCCTGCGGGGTATCGCGGTTCGGGCCGTGATAGCTGACCCACTGCTCGCTGCCGCGTTCCTTCGCGACCAGCATGCCCGGCACGAGGCGCAGCAGGCGATCCAGGCTGCGGTAGCCGGTCGCGCGGATCGTCTCGCGATCGAGCACGGTGATCGCCGCAGGCGTCTCGTGCTGCGGTCGCGGCATGCGCGAAACGGTCAGCACCACCGGAAGGGAATCGAAATAGCTCGATTCCGGAATCTGCGGATCCGGTGAGGCTTCCGGTCCGATGCCGGACTGGGCTGCCGCGGCGGAAGCGCACGCGGCAATCGACGCCGCGGCGATGGCGCGCAAATATAAGCGGAAAGTCATAGTCGTTATTGTTGGAAGTCCCGCCGCGCGGGACATTGGCGCAATACGAAGTATAAAGGCAGTGGCACCGCGCGGGTTGCCGGAGGTGTCCCGATGTGCCCATGCGGAGTAACATCATCGGCGCATGCCATCGCCCAGCGCACCTTCATGACCCTCACCGATCTCCGCTATCTCATCGCCCTCGCCCACGAGCGCCACTTCGGCCGCGCGGCCGAGAAGTGCCATGTCAGCCAGCCCACGCTTTCGGTCGCGATCAAGAAGGTCGAGGACGAGCTTGGCGTGCAGCTCTTCGAGCGCAGTGCGACCGAGGTCAAGATCACCTCCACCGGCCAGCGCATCGTCGCCCAGGCCGAGAAGGTGCTGATGGAAGCGGCGCAGATCCCCGAGATCGCCGCTGCCGGCAAGGATCCGTTGTCGGGGCCGCTGCGCCTGGGGGTGATCTACACCATCGCCCCCTACCTGTTGCCGCGGCTGATCCCGCGCGTGCATAAGCTCGCGCCGCGCATGCCGCTGATCATCCACGAAAACTACACCACTCGGCTCCTCGAGGCGCTCAAGCGCGGCGAACTCGACGTCATCGTGCTGTCGCTGCCCTTCGACGAGGCGGGCATCGTCGCCCAGCCCGTGTACGACGAACCCTTCCGCGTGCTGATGCCGGCGGCTCACCCGTGGACGGCGCTGAAGCACATCGACCCCGACACGCTCGCCGACGACCAGCTGCTGCTGCTCGGCGCC
It contains:
- a CDS encoding hydrogen peroxide-inducible genes activator, whose amino-acid sequence is MTLTDLRYLIALAHERHFGRAAEKCHVSQPTLSVAIKKVEDELGVQLFERSATEVKITSTGQRIVAQAEKVLMEAAQIPEIAAAGKDPLSGPLRLGVIYTIAPYLLPRLIPRVHKLAPRMPLIIHENYTTRLLEALKRGELDVIVLSLPFDEAGIVAQPVYDEPFRVLMPAAHPWTALKHIDPDTLADDQLLLLGAGNCFRDQVLEVCPHCRNVSGLQRTLEGSSLETIRHMVATGLGVTVLPSTAADDLPAQNTLVAVRPFSDPEPSRRVALAWRVTYPRSGAIDVLRTAILESDLPGVRQIGRSAPLELA
- a CDS encoding TonB-dependent receptor; translation: MTFRLYLRAIAAASIAACASAAAAQSGIGPEASPDPQIPESSYFDSLPVVLTVSRMPRPQHETPAAITVLDRETIRATGYRSLDRLLRLVPGMLVAKERGSEQWVSYHGPNRDTPQELQILIDGRSVSASYFGSFGRNSFPLAIEDIERIEVVRGTDAASYGTNAFMGVVNIITRHTAEERGATVSVAGGTGEYSEVSGRVVTRSGPLGLRVTAQHLRDEGVHDLNDSRNRHRVSLRSDLQMGEHDELTLLAGLTDIERGTGYPITPFDSHPERDMDTREHFGHLRWRHAASPDEEFLLSGYYAYERTTNEWAVNTGPLQAILGPASIPVNDSFTTRRQNLEFQHNLSPRQGLRLSWGAEWRRDQVHAPFIFFGRSDPTEESRRLYANVEWRAAPQWQWNFGAMAERFQHDRTRLSPRLFLNWLPDETETWRAGYARAWRNPGVFGRYSDVRIFHPTRGLLLQHRFIPNTDIDPARLDSFEIGYARRFPSLHGSLDVRVFHERIHDQIVREQAVVPIENPFQGLVQRFLPPSQWANGQGTVRIEGVETQFDFKPWRDGTLLLRHTLMRARAEDAGTEDSVVPYSASITWMQRMGAWQSALTLLRVGPVRAGNGFSPTYHYTVPDYTTLDASIAREFRLDGGQALEVRLTGLNLLGRHQELANFPVQQASGDDDPVNRLEPQLMLSVSASF